The genomic stretch CGGTCGCGAAAACGGGTACGAGAATGAAAATAGGAAAGAAGGCGCTGAAGCCTTCGCCGAGTGGTGTTAGGACAATCAAACGACCGAGGAACTTGTAAAACATGGTACCCTTCCAGATATTCTTGTCCGTCATGGTCAGGAAATTGTAGCTCAGGGGAACCGTCAGCTTGGCGACCTGCAGACCGTACCACGTTGCGCTTTCTTGGTATGTGTTACGTCGTACGAGTGCTCGGTTGCCCCAAATTTTGACTTCGGTGAGACTGTAGAATGCGCAAATACACATGTAGCAGAGCCAGGCGGCGGCAATGATTTGACTGTTGAAGCCAACTGATGACCGGCCACTGTCGTGGCGGTGGACGACTGTCCAGCCGATAATGGAAAGTTTGGGCCCGCCGAGATCTTGGGCTTCGCGGACGCATTCTGACCAAACGATGGAGATGGAGGCGAATATACACATCACCCATGAAGCGTATGTGAGTGCAGGGATGACGTGAACGTGCAAGTGGTACCGCAGCATGGGTGTGAGGATGGTAATGCGGTCCAAGGGGCCTCGTGCGGTCGATAGAGCGGCACCCTTGAACTCAAGATGTTTACTGGCTTTTGAGTCCAGGATGGCCTGTGTCCGAACTGCCTTGTGGACGATGCGGTCCCATTCATTTTCAAAACGACACTTTGCATGCCGTGCCCTCTTTAGCTTCCTCGTCAAATCGGCGAGATATCTTTCTGTGACGACAGGAGGGATGGTCGCTGTACCCATCCGACCAACAACACCGGCTCTGCTCTCCGGTAGGTTTCCCTTCTCAGCCAGCTCCTCAATCCACTCTTCAAACTCCTTTGTAGTGGCATTCTTGCGCTGCTTGAGCTGTAGGACTTGGTATTCATATTGGTCCAGCTTCTCCAGCGCCTCAGTCAACTTGTCGTGGACCTTGGGCGCCTGGCTTTGTATTCTCTTCAACCGTTCGCTTACACTTGCGTACCGGAATAGGCTTCTCGGGAATGCGACGAGTCCATGGCCCATGAGGTAGATGCCCAGTATAAGACCCCAGGTATAGGCGAGGGCCATGACCAAGCTCTTGAATGTGTCTGTCTCGAAACCGTTCCACCAGATGAGGTATATGGAGCCGACAATGCTGCATGACAGGACAATGAGCCAGTACCGCCCGTTACTCCTGAGCGCATACTGCAGCCGCGCCTTTGGTTCTCTATAGCCACTGTCGCAGTATTCGCCCAGCATGGGTAGAATAGCCCAGGTCAAGGCAAAGGTGAGCCAGTAGATGATGCGCCATGCCTTGTACACGACCGTGTCAGTCAGCCATATCCCCCTTGCGCCATCAGTAGTATCTAGTCCGGCGCTGCTCGCGAGATCGATGGGCAAGAGTACAACGATGCTGGCCGGTAGCGCTATTGCCAGGAAGACGGGTACGACGACGTAAGCGGGTGTGGTGCGGAGGGGGAGGTAGTAGCGCAGGAGGAGCAGGACAAGACCGCTTATGGAGACGAGTGAGAGGACGAAGAAGGCGATTGAGCCGGCCGCTGAGGACGTCATCGTGTGAAGTGCGT from Pyrenophora tritici-repentis strain M4 chromosome 1, whole genome shotgun sequence encodes the following:
- a CDS encoding LMBR1 domain-containing protein, with the protein product MTSSAAGSIAFFVLSLVSISGLVLLLLRYYLPLRTTPAYVVVPVFLAIALPASIVVLLPIDLASSAGLDTTDGARGIWLTDTVVYKAWRIIYWLTFALTWAILPMLGEYCDSGYREPKARLQYALRSNGRYWLIVLSCSIVGSIYLIWWNGFETDTFKSLVMALAYTWGLILGIYLMGHGLVAFPRSLFRYASVSERLKRIQSQAPKVHDKLTEALEKLDQYEYQVLQLKQRKNATTKEFEEWIEELAEKGNLPESRAGVVGRMGTATIPPVVTERYLADLTRKLKRARHAKCRFENEWDRIVHKAVRTQAILDSKASKHLEFKGAALSTARGPLDRITILTPMLRYHLHVHVIPALTYASWVMCIFASISIVWSECVREAQDLGGPKLSIIGWTVVHRHDSGRSSVGFNSQIIAAAWLCYMCICAFYSLTEVKIWGNRALVRRNTYQESATWYGLQVAKLTVPLSYNFLTMTDKNIWKGTMFYKFLGRLIVLTPLGEGFSAFFPIFILVPVFATAFGLYGKVRNICGFGDLLDDEQDEAGGASAGIGSWREGRALIEREIQGASGNVLGLSQRTSSPPTERYTDTPNPSSSHHPTIAHDGPSTASSTRPLATRPERRRQLIDDDAAEEGNFFENFASRVKNTFETNELSFSRPKWLGGDEDEAEQGPRRGIERGEGDRGSGFLSLFGGRSEEGRLRL